AATGTTAAAGCCTTTTCTTCCTAAGTTATTTTATTTTAAATACTTGAATCCCTTAACACCTTTAACACCCAAACACCTGAACACTTCTATCCTCAATGCTACGCTATTTACAGAACGTTGCTCTAGTTTAAGGGAATGTGGGAGGTCCCGGCAGTTGAGAGGGATTCACCGTAGTCGTACTGCCGCTGCCGCCATCAGAGCCTTTTTGAGCTAAAAGCACACCGGCTCCGACTCCACCGGCGACCAAAAGGCCAATGCCAACATAGGCCCATTTAAAACCGCCGCCGCTCTCATAGGTCTGCTCGTTTAGCGGAAAACGTTCTGAGGTTGGAAATGATTCAGATGCGGGCTGCTGAGATGGAGGAGGTAAAGTTTCTTGTTTAGTACCAGGTTTCAACTGTGTGCGCGCCAAACCCATAAACTCCTGGGCAACAAATCTTATATTGCCGTACAGATCGTTCAAATCCCCTTCGATATTATCTCGATAATCTTTCACAACGGCCTTACTGGATACGTGAACCATTTGCAAATCAATGGCATAGCTTGAAACATTCTGGCTTATCGTTCCGACTACAACCAACTGCACACCCAGCGCAGTCCCGGCCCTAACAGCACATTCGATTGATGAGCATCCAGAAGGATCCAGATTTTTGCTGAAAAGTCCCCGTTCCATATCGCGCTGGGACATAATATGGAAGAGCCCTGTGTCACTCAGCTCCTCTGTCAAGCGTGCGGAGATAAGACTCAGATCTGACCTTGGTATGTTGTCTCCGATTGCATTCAAGTTGAGTACGGCAAGCGGATACTTATCGCCTTTCCGTCTTTGTGCCAATAAAATATCCTGTATAAAGAGAGTAGACACAAATGTGCCGAGCAGTAAAATGCTGATGGTTCTTTTCATAGCCCTTTTCTTGTTTAATTAAGAAACTTTTGATTTGTCATAAGTCGAGAAGAGAGGCATAACATTTTTATAACAAATGCCTTAGAGCAACTATAATGCCAAGGTTGGGATTTCTTTTTTCAGCAGTAAGCTAGGTGACTAAAGCCAAAGAAGAAAATATCTAAAAAAAGAAATTCATGCTGGTATTGGAATTTTTGTGGAAGACAAATCAGAAATGCCGATAAATACTTTCGACATGAGACAGCAATGTTTTGGCTTAACCTGAGACAAATGTTAGTTGATGAAACAAAATTCGAGAGAATGGTCTTTTAATACTTTCTGACCAACAACCTCAATCCGTCCATAGAATCAATTTCGACTTTATCACCAACTTTTAGTTTTTCCCTGCTCTCCGATTTCCAAATCTCACCCTGAACGCGAACCTGGTATTCACCATTCTTAGTTTTTAAAACAACACCTTTTTTACCGATCATGCCCTGCTGGCCGGTCGTGGGTCTCTTGCGCATAATTTTCAAAACCGCAAATGCCAGGCCTAAATTCAAGATAAGTACAATTGTCGCGCCAAATCCGAAATAGATTAAATCGACTTCCCAGTCATAAATATTTTTAAAAAGAAGATAAATGAGGATATCGTCAAGAATAAACAGGGAGACGAGGAGGAGTATGAGGCCAGCGTTTTTAACTAAACCGGAATTTTTTTCTATCATGGTCCAATTGCGAAGAGCGAACAAGCGAGGAGCGATTAGCGCAAAAAACACTACCGGGCGCTTCTCGCTCTTCGCTCCTCGACCTTAGCCGGTAAATTCAAAACTCTTCATATAATAAGAAACCCGCACCTTAATCAGGCTTTCCAGAATCAACGAGATCGTCAAAATTGTGATTGTGAAAGTCAAAAAACTGGCGGGACTTGGATAGACCACCCTGAAGATAAACGGTAAAATCAGATAAAGTATGAACGGCACCAGAATTAACAGCAAGGCCATATTTCGCGATCGCCTGCCTTTCACATTTGGACGTGAAAACGGCAGGTCTGGGGAAAACAAAAATGCGAATTGCAAAAAGAGATGGGCCAGAAGCCCTAAGACTAATATGTGCAGCAACACCTGTAATAAATTTTCAAAATAATGATAAAAAATTAACCCGAGAATCAGCAGGAAGGGAAGAACAAAATAGATCATCAGGAAGTTTTTTTCCGAGATGATTAAACGCTGAAAATCGGTCGGAGCGGTATAGAACATCCAGGACGCCTGGTATGCATCGCTTTGAGTTACAAAGGCACGCAGCATCATGGGAAAGAGAAAAATGAGTAAATAAAGTAGCCCGGTACGTCCTAATTCAAAATCTTGAGTTTCAAAAGGATTCGGAAGAGGACCCGTCTGAGTTCCATAAAAAAGATAAAAAATTGTTAACGGTAAAATACTGAGAACGGCCATTTTAAACTTATTATCATACAAAAACTGGTTTCGAATCAACACCGAAACCACGTGTTCTTCATTGGTTAATTTCAATCCCAATAGCGACCATTTTAGCTTCTTTTTACTGACCCTTTGAACCGATCTCCCGGCTAACTCGGTCAATCTTTCTGAATAGCCTAGTGAAAGTTTGGCGAATGCGAAGTAAGCAAGTATTGCCATGATTGAGATTGACCCCAACACCACGATCCAATCAAGAAGGTTGGCCTGACCCAGGGGAATTTTTAAATAAGTGCTAAACCAGGTTGAAGGTAAAAACATCAGGTAGGGCGATTTAGATATGTCAAAACTTTGAAACAAGGCGCTCTCTACCAGGTTGGGTATTATAAAGAAGCTGCTGTAAATAGCAAAAGCGAGACCGACCTGCAGCAAAGCAAACATATTTTGCAAACGGCGCAGGCTAACTTTTTTTAGAACAAAAGTATAAAATAAAATAATCACTAAGGCGGCAGTGAAGTTTGCCAGAAAAATACTTATAAATGCGGTCAAACCCAGGGCCGGATTAAAGCCAAAGATAAAAAAATACGCGAGTATCGCCGGCAGTGATAAAACCGTACTAAAGAGCAGAACATAAAACAAAATATTGCAAAGCTTAACAAAGAAAAACGTTCTGGATGAAATGGGGCGGTATCCTAAAATAGGATAATCGTCCGGTGAGATAACAACCGTGTTATACTCCACCAGAATCAACCCGCCGATCATGAACATAGTATAACTGATTAAAAGTGTCGCGGTTAGAAACACATCCGGATTCTGGAAAACGATCGGCACGAAAATTAAGCCGGTCAGAAGATAAAAAAAGAGCAGTGAGAAGAAAACGCGGCCACCGGAACGCCCGTGACTGAGGCCCGCTGACATTGAAGATTCGCGAAAATCTTTTTTTAGAAGGACCTTAGTGAGGGCAGCCCACTGGACATAGTCAATGCCAACACGCTGAAAAAGGAGTTTGACCATTTAAACACGTTCCAGCGCTCTTAGAATCTCGTTGGTTGATTCTGCAACGTCGTGGCTTCCTGTAAGTTTACTAAAGGCTTGTTCTAACGTTGGTTGGGATGTTTTATTGAGAATTTCGAGTGGGGAACCATCTGCCACAATTCTACCGCAATCGATAATTGCAATGCGGGTACAAATTCGTTCAACAACTTCTAAAATATGGGAACAAAACATGATCGTTTTACCTTGTGCAGCCATCTTCTTGAGCAACTCTTTAATGATTAATGCAGTATTTACATCGAGACCATTTAAGGGCTCATCTAAAAATAAAACTTCAGGGTTAGGAAGAAACGCCGCTGCTAGCAGAACTTTTTGTTTCATGCCTTTCGAGAAACCGCTTAAGTGATGATCTCTTTCGTTATCAAGGCCGAAAAGGGTCAAAAACTCATCAATTTTTCGCTGTGCCAGGGCCCGATCCATGTGGTGCAGGTCCGTAATTAATTCCAGGTACTCCCAGGCGGTCAAAGATTCGAATAAAGCACCGGTCTCCGGCACGTACCCGATTCGTTTTTTTACTTCAATCGGCTCTTTCGAGATATCGAAACCCGCAACTGTTGCGGTTCCACCGGTCGGGATCAGCATACCGATCAGCATCTTTACGGTCGTTGTTTTACCTGCCCCGTTTGGGCCGAGAAAACCGAGGATTTCCCCGGGCCGAACTTTAAGGCTTATATTATCGACCGCTAATTTGTCGTCAAAATTTTTTGAAAGATTTTGAAACTCAATCATAGTAGATTTACAGCAAAGTAATCAAGTTCTCATCTATCAACTTAGGGTTACCCAATATGATGAATTGAATATTTTTGAAATACTGATTTGCAACTCGTTGTACATCTGCTGCGGTTACGCTTCTTAGATTTTCAACCATTTTTTCACCTTGCTGCCATCCAAGACCCGAAAGCTCAAAACGGGCCAGGAACTGTCCTTGAGCACTATTGGATTCATTGCTTAAGTAGTAGCGAGTGAGATTCATGCTGATTCTGTCACGCAAATCCTTCTCAATAACCGGTTCCCTCCGAAGTTTTTTCAGCTCCTCCAACATTATTTTAATCGTAGTATCCGGCTCAACGGATGTTGCATAAACGCCGCCATAATTTGCAAAGTTAGTTGCCAGGAAAGCATCGGGCGCGTAAGACAAACTTCGTTTTGTCCTTATTTCTTCAAACAAACGCCATTTCAAAAAGTCAATGGCGATAGTCATGGGATAATAATCCGGGTTCTCAGGGCTTGGGGCTGAAAACAGCCCTAAAATGTAATTAGTGGGGAGGTCGCGTTCCACAATCTTCAGACTGGGGCTCTTGTGCACGACCACGGCAGGGAATACGGGTTTGTATTTCCCTTTGGAAATTTTGCCGAATGTCTTTGCAACTTTCTTTTTTAGTTTTTCCTTATCTACATTGCCAACTACAACTAAAAGTAACTTTGATTTCTTAAGGTTTTTCTTTAGGTAGGATTCCATCTGTTTCATATTAATCTTGCTGATCGATTCCTGGACGCCCAGAGGCTCAAGCTCGTAAGGATGGTCCCGGTAAAACTGTTCTTCAGCTAATTTTCTTACGTAAACATCTGGTGTATCTTTCTGGCGTCGGATTCGCGTCAAAGTGCGTTCCCTGGCAATTTCCGTCCGCTCATCATAAAAACCGCTGTTCATTACATAATCAGAGAAAACTTCCCACATTTGATCAAAATACTGGCGTGTGCATTGCAAACTTATGACAGTGAAATTCTTTTCAGCCGCACTCCCCAGCCTGGACCCCGTCCCTTGCAATATCTTATCCCAGCTTTTATCTGCGTATTTTCGGTTTTTTAAAGTGGCGCTACTAAAGATGAACTGTTCAATACCTTGATTGGTTTTAGTCAAATTCAAGGCCCCGCCCCTCCAATAAAGCTGTGCCGAAATAATCTCATTCGATGTGTTTGGCTTAAGGATGACTTTCAGATCTTTTATAAAAAATTCTTCGGTCGTTCCGGAGCCATTCACTGCCCACAGGATGCTCGTAAGAATTAGTAAAATCAACTGGAAAATAATAATTAGATTAGATTTCGATATCTCTCTAGTCGTCAGCATAAAAGTTCCTTCAATTTAGTTGCAGGTGTTCCCTGTCTTCAGGTGATACCAAAATTCCCATAATATAGGATCCATTTTGAATATATTTTTTCACAAATTCTGAGATATCATCGCGAGTGACTTTTCTTATATTGTCTGTATAATTGAGGTAATAATCCAGGTCGCCTGAAATGCTCCACCAGTAACCCACCGATTGAATGTAGGAAGAGGGGCGCTCCCAGCTATATTTCTCACGAACCTCGAGGTTGGTTTTTGCATATTCAATTTGTTCGTCCGTAAAGTAATCCCGGTCAAGAAGATATTTAATTTCTTCAAACAAGGCTTTCCTGGCCTGTCGGAATTTTTTAATATTAGTTGTTGCAACAATGGTGATTGGCCCTTTTTGGTCTAAGGTCTGGTAGGAAAACCTGACACTGGTGAACAGGCCGCTTCCAACAAGAATTCTAGGAAATTTTGAGTTCTGATTCAAGATAACAGTAAGAACATCGGCGACATATGTTGATTTTGTGTTTATTGACACGCTTGGTCCCTGCCAACGAAGCATAACTGTTACAGCGTTAACATCCTGCTCCACAATGATGGTTTCGTTTTTTTCTAATTGGGGATGAAAAGGAATTGGGTCATCTTCAAAGGGGTCCGGCCCCTCTTCCCAATTCTCAAAATATTCTTTTGCAAGTTCAAAAATATCTTCGCTTTTCACATCACCCGCCACAAGAAGAACCGAGTTGTTTGGAATATAGTATTTTTGCTGAATGGTGCGCATTTTATCTTGATCAACAGTCAGGATGATTTCACGGTTACCAATGGTATTTTTCCGGCTATAATATTTATACCAAAGCCTTTTATTCACTTCGCGGTTTAGATGAAAAAGAGGATTGGATTCATTTCGATCATACTCATCTATGACCACCAGTCGTTCTCTTTCCAGTTCTTCCTGAAGGAACAGTGGGGTTGTTATGGCAGCCTTCATAAATTCAAGACCGGGTTTGAGGCTGTCTTTTAATACTGTGAATGAATAGTTTACCCGCTCCTCACTCGTTGTGGCGGTGAAAGTCAGCCCTAATTCACGTGTACGTTCCAAGAATCTCTCTTGGTTGGGAATTGATGCGTTCGCTTTAAAAAACATATGTTCAAAAAAGTGTGAGAGTCCATCGTACTCTGGAGGTTCGGTGAAGGCACCGCTTCTAACATCAATCTCGATTGTAACCAAAGGTACAGTGGCGTTTTCAATAACAATTACATTGAGACCGTTCTTTAAAGTAGTCTGGTGGATTTTTTCTGTTTGATCTGATGCCGAAATTAACCGTGAACAAAAAAGTACGGCTGAAAACGTAATAAGGAATTTTTTTAACATTTGTTTTATAGAATTTAATTAGTTACTGACTTTTTTTAAGAAAAGATAAACCGAAAGCGCAAAACTCACTTGAAATGCCGCAAATGAAACAGCGGCATAGTTATCAAACTTTTTAGCTTGATCAAAACTTTCATTAAATCGCTCCGGATCCCCAAACTGTAAATATCGATCAAATTGGTTGTTGGCTTTATTTCTAAAATAGATGCCGATAGCACC
This DNA window, taken from candidate division KSB1 bacterium, encodes the following:
- a CDS encoding NfeD family protein, translating into MIEKNSGLVKNAGLILLLVSLFILDDILIYLLFKNIYDWEVDLIYFGFGATIVLILNLGLAFAVLKIMRKRPTTGQQGMIGKKGVVLKTKNGEYQVRVQGEIWKSESREKLKVGDKVEIDSMDGLRLLVRKY
- a CDS encoding ABC transporter ATP-binding protein; the protein is MIEFQNLSKNFDDKLAVDNISLKVRPGEILGFLGPNGAGKTTTVKMLIGMLIPTGGTATVAGFDISKEPIEVKKRIGYVPETGALFESLTAWEYLELITDLHHMDRALAQRKIDEFLTLFGLDNERDHHLSGFSKGMKQKVLLAAAFLPNPEVLFLDEPLNGLDVNTALIIKELLKKMAAQGKTIMFCSHILEVVERICTRIAIIDCGRIVADGSPLEILNKTSQPTLEQAFSKLTGSHDVAESTNEILRALERV
- a CDS encoding insulinase family protein; its protein translation is MLTTREISKSNLIIIFQLILLILTSILWAVNGSGTTEEFFIKDLKVILKPNTSNEIISAQLYWRGGALNLTKTNQGIEQFIFSSATLKNRKYADKSWDKILQGTGSRLGSAAEKNFTVISLQCTRQYFDQMWEVFSDYVMNSGFYDERTEIARERTLTRIRRQKDTPDVYVRKLAEEQFYRDHPYELEPLGVQESISKINMKQMESYLKKNLKKSKLLLVVVGNVDKEKLKKKVAKTFGKISKGKYKPVFPAVVVHKSPSLKIVERDLPTNYILGLFSAPSPENPDYYPMTIAIDFLKWRLFEEIRTKRSLSYAPDAFLATNFANYGGVYATSVEPDTTIKIMLEELKKLRREPVIEKDLRDRISMNLTRYYLSNESNSAQGQFLARFELSGLGWQQGEKMVENLRSVTAADVQRVANQYFKNIQFIILGNPKLIDENLITLL
- a CDS encoding insulinase family protein, translating into MLKKFLITFSAVLFCSRLISASDQTEKIHQTTLKNGLNVIVIENATVPLVTIEIDVRSGAFTEPPEYDGLSHFFEHMFFKANASIPNQERFLERTRELGLTFTATTSEERVNYSFTVLKDSLKPGLEFMKAAITTPLFLQEELERERLVVIDEYDRNESNPLFHLNREVNKRLWYKYYSRKNTIGNREIILTVDQDKMRTIQQKYYIPNNSVLLVAGDVKSEDIFELAKEYFENWEEGPDPFEDDPIPFHPQLEKNETIIVEQDVNAVTVMLRWQGPSVSINTKSTYVADVLTVILNQNSKFPRILVGSGLFTSVRFSYQTLDQKGPITIVATTNIKKFRQARKALFEEIKYLLDRDYFTDEQIEYAKTNLEVREKYSWERPSSYIQSVGYWWSISGDLDYYLNYTDNIRKVTRDDISEFVKKYIQNGSYIMGILVSPEDREHLQLN